The Bacillus vallismortis genome window below encodes:
- the polX gene encoding DNA polymerase/3'-5' exonuclease PolX, whose translation MHKKDIIRLLETIAVYMELKGDNPFKISAFRKAAAALEQDDRSLSEMDDMMSLSGIGKGTYSVIKEYIDEGKSSTLESLQKEVPEGLVPLLKLPGLGGKKIAKLYKELGVHDAESLKEACEQQKVQGLAGFGKKSEEKILQALGEAGKQPERFPIGYALRIARDIEEHLGQFTDIIKFSRAGSLRRARETVKDLDYIIATDHPAEIREQLLALPNIKSVIASGDTKVSVILSFEYETSVDFRLVTEEQFPTTLHHFTGSKDHNIKMRQIAKERGERISEYGVETVETGAIKTFPSEREFYAHFGLPLIPPELRESGQEVETYSDSIELIEPEQIKGDLHMHSTWSDGAFSIREMAEACMKKGYQYMAITDHSQYLKVANGLTAERLKQQAKEIDALNAEFENFRILKGVEMDILPDGTLDYDDDVLAEMDIVIASIHSSFNQPEHVIMKRLETALANKHVDIIAHPTGRLIGRRAGYEIDIDKLIELAKKTNTALELNANPARLDLRTEHLIKANEQGVTLVINTDAHNSEMLDDMKTGVTAARKGWTETKNVLNARSLEDVEAFLKRND comes from the coding sequence ATGCATAAAAAAGATATTATCAGGCTGCTTGAAACCATTGCAGTCTACATGGAACTCAAAGGGGACAATCCGTTTAAAATATCTGCCTTCCGAAAAGCTGCGGCAGCCCTGGAACAGGACGACCGCAGTTTATCAGAAATGGACGATATGATGTCGCTGTCCGGCATCGGAAAAGGTACGTACAGCGTCATTAAAGAGTATATAGATGAAGGAAAGTCAAGCACGCTCGAATCGCTGCAGAAAGAAGTGCCGGAAGGGCTCGTGCCTTTATTGAAACTGCCGGGGCTCGGCGGCAAAAAAATCGCAAAGCTGTATAAGGAGCTCGGCGTACATGATGCAGAATCTCTGAAGGAAGCCTGTGAACAGCAAAAAGTACAAGGCCTTGCGGGCTTTGGCAAAAAATCAGAAGAAAAAATATTACAGGCGCTCGGTGAAGCCGGAAAACAGCCAGAACGGTTCCCGATCGGCTACGCCCTTCGGATTGCCCGGGATATTGAAGAGCATCTTGGTCAATTTACAGATATCATCAAGTTTTCTCGTGCCGGAAGTCTCCGCAGAGCCCGGGAAACGGTGAAGGATCTGGATTATATTATTGCCACAGATCATCCGGCTGAAATAAGGGAGCAGCTTCTTGCACTGCCAAACATCAAAAGCGTCATTGCGAGCGGAGATACGAAGGTATCTGTCATCCTTTCTTTTGAATATGAGACAAGCGTCGATTTCCGCCTTGTGACGGAAGAGCAGTTTCCGACAACACTCCATCATTTTACGGGATCAAAGGATCACAATATTAAGATGCGCCAGATCGCGAAAGAACGAGGCGAGCGGATCAGTGAATACGGCGTCGAGACAGTTGAAACCGGAGCCATTAAAACATTTCCTAGTGAACGTGAATTTTATGCGCATTTCGGCCTGCCGCTGATTCCGCCGGAGCTCCGTGAAAGCGGGCAAGAAGTGGAAACCTACAGCGACAGCATTGAACTGATAGAGCCCGAGCAAATCAAAGGAGATCTCCACATGCACTCAACGTGGAGCGATGGCGCGTTTTCGATCAGAGAGATGGCTGAAGCATGCATGAAAAAAGGCTATCAATACATGGCGATCACCGATCACTCGCAATATTTAAAGGTCGCCAACGGACTGACTGCAGAAAGGCTCAAGCAGCAGGCAAAAGAAATTGACGCGCTGAATGCGGAATTCGAGAACTTCCGGATCTTGAAGGGTGTCGAGATGGATATCCTGCCTGACGGTACACTCGATTATGATGACGACGTACTGGCGGAAATGGATATTGTCATTGCATCGATTCATTCCAGCTTTAATCAGCCGGAACACGTCATTATGAAACGCCTTGAGACGGCACTTGCCAACAAGCATGTTGACATTATCGCACATCCGACCGGACGCCTGATCGGCAGACGGGCCGGTTACGAAATCGATATTGACAAGCTGATTGAGCTAGCGAAGAAAACAAATACGGCGCTTGAGCTTAACGCCAACCCTGCGCGCCTCGATCTGCGCACAGAGCATTTAATCAAAGCAAACGAACAAGGGGTTACATTGGTGATTAATACCGATGCCCATAATAGTGAGATGTTAGACGATATGAAAACCGGCGTTACTGCCGCGCGCAAAGGATGGACGGAAACGAAAAACGTTCTGAATGCCCGGTCGCTTGAAGACGTAGAGGCATTCCTGAAGCGCAACGATTAA
- a CDS encoding CvpA family protein, whose protein sequence is MLDIIILILLLMGTLLGLKRGFILQFIRLTSFILSIAFAALFYKNVAPHLKWIPAPDFSAGQPALSFFTGNLEAAYYNAIAFIVLFIIAKILLRTLGSFLSIVAGIPVIKQINQVLGAVLGFLEVYLFTFVLLYVASVLPVDALQQMMGQSSLANVIINHTPYLSGLLQELWTQYGA, encoded by the coding sequence ATGCTGGATATCATCATCTTAATCTTGCTCCTGATGGGGACTTTACTGGGGTTAAAACGCGGTTTTATTCTTCAGTTTATCCGCCTGACGAGCTTTATTTTATCGATCGCCTTTGCGGCTTTATTCTATAAAAATGTGGCGCCGCATTTAAAGTGGATTCCTGCACCCGACTTCTCAGCGGGACAGCCGGCACTTTCTTTTTTTACGGGAAATTTAGAAGCGGCCTACTATAATGCGATTGCGTTTATTGTTTTATTTATCATCGCTAAAATCTTACTGAGAACCCTCGGGTCATTTCTGAGTATTGTCGCCGGCATTCCGGTGATCAAACAAATTAACCAGGTGCTGGGCGCCGTTCTCGGTTTTCTAGAAGTCTATTTATTTACATTTGTGCTGCTGTATGTCGCATCCGTGCTTCCGGTAGATGCTTTACAGCAAATGATGGGGCAATCGTCTCTCGCAAATGTGATCATTAACCATACACCGTATTTGTCAGGGCTCCTGCAAGAGCTGTGGACACAGTACGGGGCATAA
- the zapA gene encoding cell division protein ZapA encodes MSDGKKTKTTVDIYGQHFTMIGEESKAHMRYVAGIVDDKMREINKQNPYLDINKLAVLTAVNVVHDYVKLQEKYEELERQLKEKD; translated from the coding sequence TTGTCTGACGGCAAAAAAACAAAAACAACCGTTGACATTTACGGCCAGCACTTCACGATGATCGGTGAAGAAAGCAAAGCCCATATGAGGTATGTCGCCGGAATTGTTGATGATAAAATGAGAGAAATCAATAAACAAAATCCATACCTTGATATAAATAAACTTGCAGTGCTGACAGCGGTAAATGTGGTGCACGATTATGTCAAATTACAAGAGAAATATGAGGAACTGGAGCGTCAGCTTAAAGAAAAGGATTGA
- the rnhC gene encoding ribonuclease HIII, translated as MSHSVIKVSLSAINQMKMTYSGSLTASVPQGAVFQAKPPGCTITAYQSGKVLFQGKNAAAESARWGTAEPQEKKKTAKKPPDPRYAPPANIAGMSVIGSDEVGTGDYFGPMTVVCAYIDKTMLPLMKELGVKDSKDLKDPQIIEIARNLIKTIPYSLLVLKNEKYNSMQEKGMSQGKMKALLHNQAITHLLRKMDGVKPEAILIDQFAEPGVYFNHLKGRDIVKERTYFSTKAEGIHLSVAAASIIARYSFLMEMDKLSREAGMTLPKGAGPHVDEAAAKLILKKGVSALRTFTKFHFANTQKAQRLADKKRS; from the coding sequence GTGTCCCATTCTGTGATAAAAGTATCGTTGTCTGCGATTAATCAAATGAAAATGACGTACAGCGGTTCGCTTACTGCCTCTGTTCCGCAGGGAGCCGTTTTTCAGGCGAAACCGCCAGGCTGTACCATTACAGCATATCAATCCGGCAAGGTCTTGTTTCAAGGCAAAAACGCAGCGGCAGAATCCGCGCGCTGGGGAACAGCGGAGCCGCAGGAAAAGAAGAAAACGGCCAAAAAGCCGCCCGATCCCCGTTATGCCCCTCCGGCAAATATCGCCGGGATGTCTGTTATCGGCTCTGACGAGGTGGGAACCGGAGATTACTTTGGCCCGATGACGGTTGTTTGCGCGTACATTGACAAAACAATGCTCCCTTTAATGAAGGAACTCGGTGTTAAGGATTCAAAAGACTTAAAGGATCCGCAAATCATTGAGATCGCCCGAAATCTAATCAAAACCATTCCGTACAGCCTGCTGGTGTTAAAGAATGAAAAGTACAACAGCATGCAGGAAAAAGGCATGAGCCAAGGGAAAATGAAAGCTTTGCTGCACAATCAAGCCATCACCCATTTGTTAAGAAAAATGGACGGGGTAAAGCCTGAAGCCATTTTGATTGACCAATTTGCTGAGCCCGGTGTCTACTTCAATCATTTAAAGGGCAGAGACATTGTGAAGGAGCGGACCTATTTCAGCACGAAAGCTGAAGGCATTCACTTGTCAGTTGCAGCCGCTTCCATCATTGCGAGATATTCGTTTTTAATGGAAATGGATAAACTGTCACGCGAGGCAGGAATGACACTTCCAAAAGGGGCCGGTCCGCATGTCGATGAAGCGGCTGCCAAGCTGATCCTTAAAAAAGGGGTCTCCGCTCTCAGAACCTTTACAAAATTCCATTTTGCCAATACACAGAAAGCGCAGCGCCTTGCTGATAAAAAACGTTCATAG
- the pheT gene encoding phenylalanine--tRNA ligase subunit beta, with amino-acid sequence MFVSYKWLEDYVDIKGMDPAVLAEKITRAGIEVEGIDYKGEGVKGVVIGHVLEREQHPNADKLNKCLVDIGAEAPVQIICGAPNVDKGQKVAVATVGAMLPGNFKIKKAKLRGEESNGMICSLQELGIESKLVAQEYAEGIFVFPNDAETGNDALAALQLDDAILELGLTPNRADAMNMLGVAYEVAAILDTEVKLPQTDYPAASEQASDYIAVKVEDQEANPLYTAKIIKNVTIAPSPLWMQTKLMNAGIRPHNNVVDITNFVLLEYGQPLHAFDYDRFGSQEVVVRKAAENETIVTLDDQERKLSADHLVITNGTKAQAVAGVMGGAKSEVQEDTKTILLEAAYFNGQTVRKASKDLGLRSESSVRFEKGIDPARVRLAAERAAQLIHLYAGGEVLAGTVEEDHLTIEANNIHISADKVSSVLGMTISKEELISIYNRLGFTVGEANELLVVTVPSRRGDIKIEEDLIEEAARLYGYDNIPSALPETEGTTGGLTPYQVKRRKVRRFLEGAGLSQAITYSLTNEKKAAAFAIEKSLNTVLALPMSEERSILRHSLVPNLLDSVSYNLARQTDSVALYEVGSVFLTKEEDTKPVETERVAGAVTGLWRKHLWQGEKKPVDFFVVKGIVEGLLDKLKVLDCIEFVQSERKQLHPGRTANILLNGSLIGFIGQVHPSLEKELDIKETYVFELDLHALLTAETAPLIYTAIPKYPSVTRDIALVTEKSVTSGQLESVIKEAGGKLLKDVSVFDVYEGEHMEEGKKSVAFSLQYVNPEQTLTEEEVTKAHSKVLKALEDTYQAVLRG; translated from the coding sequence ATGTTTGTTTCTTATAAATGGTTAGAGGATTATGTTGATATAAAAGGCATGGACCCGGCTGTTCTTGCTGAGAAAATTACAAGAGCAGGTATTGAGGTTGAAGGAATTGATTACAAAGGAGAAGGCGTCAAAGGCGTTGTCATCGGCCATGTGCTGGAGCGCGAGCAGCATCCGAATGCTGATAAGCTGAATAAGTGCCTTGTGGATATCGGAGCGGAAGCACCTGTACAGATCATTTGCGGCGCGCCGAATGTGGATAAAGGACAAAAAGTCGCAGTTGCAACAGTCGGAGCGATGCTGCCGGGCAATTTCAAAATCAAAAAAGCAAAGCTTCGCGGTGAAGAATCTAACGGCATGATCTGTTCTTTGCAGGAGCTTGGCATTGAAAGCAAACTTGTGGCACAGGAGTATGCGGAAGGCATTTTCGTATTCCCGAATGACGCTGAAACAGGAAACGATGCTTTAGCGGCGTTACAGCTCGATGATGCGATCCTTGAGCTTGGTTTAACGCCAAACCGCGCGGATGCAATGAACATGCTTGGTGTTGCTTACGAGGTTGCGGCAATTTTAGACACAGAGGTAAAACTTCCGCAAACGGATTATCCGGCTGCTTCAGAACAAGCGTCTGATTACATCGCTGTGAAAGTCGAAGATCAAGAAGCGAACCCGCTGTACACTGCAAAAATCATTAAAAACGTCACGATTGCTCCGTCACCGCTTTGGATGCAGACGAAGCTGATGAACGCAGGCATTCGCCCGCACAACAATGTCGTTGACATCACAAACTTTGTCCTGCTGGAATACGGACAGCCGCTTCACGCCTTTGATTATGACAGATTCGGCTCCCAAGAAGTCGTAGTAAGAAAAGCGGCTGAAAATGAAACAATCGTAACCCTTGATGATCAAGAACGAAAGCTGTCTGCTGATCACCTTGTCATTACAAACGGAACGAAAGCGCAGGCCGTTGCCGGTGTGATGGGAGGAGCAAAGTCAGAGGTTCAGGAAGATACAAAAACGATTTTGCTTGAGGCTGCGTACTTCAACGGGCAGACGGTTCGCAAGGCTTCCAAAGACCTTGGATTGAGAAGTGAATCAAGCGTAAGGTTTGAAAAAGGCATTGATCCGGCGCGCGTACGTCTTGCGGCAGAACGGGCTGCACAGCTGATCCATTTATATGCCGGCGGTGAAGTGCTTGCTGGAACGGTTGAGGAAGATCATCTGACAATCGAAGCAAATAACATTCACATATCAGCCGACAAAGTGAGCAGCGTTCTCGGCATGACAATCAGCAAAGAAGAACTGATCAGCATTTACAACCGTCTGGGCTTTACTGTCGGTGAAGCGAATGAACTTCTCGTTGTGACAGTTCCATCACGTCGCGGCGACATTAAAATCGAAGAGGATTTAATAGAAGAAGCGGCAAGACTGTACGGCTACGATAACATTCCTTCTGCGCTTCCTGAGACAGAGGGAACAACAGGCGGGTTAACGCCATATCAAGTAAAACGCCGTAAAGTCAGACGTTTCCTTGAAGGCGCGGGCTTATCACAAGCCATTACTTACTCACTGACAAATGAGAAGAAAGCGGCAGCGTTTGCGATTGAAAAATCATTGAACACTGTGCTTGCGCTTCCGATGAGCGAAGAAAGAAGCATTCTCAGACACAGCCTTGTTCCGAATCTGCTTGACTCTGTTTCTTATAACTTGGCGAGACAGACTGACTCAGTAGCGCTGTACGAAGTCGGCTCCGTTTTCCTGACAAAAGAAGAGGACACAAAACCTGTTGAAACAGAACGCGTAGCGGGAGCTGTTACCGGATTATGGCGCAAGCATCTGTGGCAAGGCGAGAAAAAACCGGTTGATTTCTTCGTCGTCAAAGGAATTGTGGAAGGACTGTTAGACAAACTGAAGGTCCTTGACTGCATTGAATTTGTTCAATCTGAACGCAAACAGCTGCACCCCGGCAGAACAGCGAACATTCTATTGAATGGTTCTCTTATCGGCTTCATCGGCCAAGTCCATCCTTCATTGGAAAAAGAACTGGATATCAAAGAGACATACGTCTTTGAGCTTGATCTACATGCGCTGCTTACAGCGGAAACAGCGCCGCTTATCTACACAGCGATTCCAAAATATCCGTCTGTGACACGTGATATCGCGCTTGTCACAGAAAAATCCGTCACAAGCGGCCAGCTCGAGAGCGTCATTAAAGAGGCTGGCGGCAAGCTTCTGAAAGACGTATCCGTCTTTGATGTATACGAAGGCGAGCATATGGAGGAAGGGAAAAAGTCAGTCGCTTTCTCACTCCAGTATGTAAATCCTGAACAAACGCTGACAGAAGAAGAAGTGACAAAAGCGCACAGCAAAGTGCTGAAAGCGTTGGAAGACACGTATCAGGCTGTTTTGAGAGGCTAA
- the pheS gene encoding phenylalanine--tRNA ligase subunit alpha, protein MEEKLKQLEQEALEQVEATSSLKVVNDIRVQYLGKKGPITEVLRGMGKLSAEERPKMGALANEVRERIANAIAVKNEKLEEEEMKQKLAGQTIDVTLPGNPVAVGGRHPLTIVIEEIEDLFIGMGYTVEEGPEVETDYYNFESLNLPKEHPARDMQDSFYITEEMLMRTQTSPVQTRTMEKHEGKGPVKIICPGKVYRRDNDDATHSHQFMQIEGLVVDKNISMSDLKGTLELVAKKMFGQDREIRLRPSFFPFTEPSVEVDVTCFKCGGNGCSVCKGTGWIEILGAGMVHPNVLSMAGFDPKEYQGFAFGMGVERIAMLKYGIDDIRHFYTNDVRFISQFKQA, encoded by the coding sequence ATGGAAGAAAAGCTGAAACAGCTGGAACAAGAAGCTTTAGAACAAGTAGAAGCGACAAGCTCATTAAAGGTTGTCAATGATATTCGGGTGCAATATCTCGGAAAAAAAGGGCCGATCACAGAAGTGCTGCGCGGAATGGGCAAACTTTCTGCTGAGGAACGTCCGAAAATGGGCGCGCTCGCGAACGAAGTAAGAGAGCGTATCGCCAATGCGATTGCTGTCAAAAACGAGAAGCTTGAAGAAGAGGAAATGAAGCAGAAGCTCGCAGGACAGACAATCGACGTCACGCTGCCGGGCAACCCTGTCGCAGTCGGCGGCCGCCATCCGCTCACTATTGTCATTGAAGAAATTGAAGATTTATTTATCGGTATGGGCTACACAGTCGAGGAAGGACCTGAAGTTGAAACAGATTATTACAACTTCGAATCGCTCAACCTGCCGAAAGAACACCCTGCGCGCGATATGCAGGACAGTTTTTACATCACAGAGGAAATGCTGATGAGAACGCAAACGTCTCCCGTTCAAACACGGACGATGGAAAAGCATGAAGGCAAAGGGCCCGTTAAAATCATTTGCCCGGGTAAAGTTTACCGCCGTGATAATGATGATGCGACACACTCCCACCAATTTATGCAAATTGAAGGGCTTGTCGTTGACAAAAACATCAGCATGAGTGATTTAAAAGGAACGCTTGAACTCGTTGCGAAAAAAATGTTCGGGCAAGACCGCGAAATCAGACTTCGCCCAAGCTTCTTCCCATTTACTGAGCCTTCAGTAGAAGTGGACGTGACATGCTTTAAATGCGGAGGAAACGGCTGCTCAGTCTGTAAAGGAACAGGCTGGATCGAAATCCTCGGCGCCGGCATGGTTCACCCGAACGTGCTGAGCATGGCTGGCTTTGATCCGAAGGAATATCAGGGCTTCGCATTCGGAATGGGGGTTGAGCGCATCGCGATGCTGAAATACGGCATTGATGATATCCGCCACTTCTATACAAACGATGTCAGATTTATTTCGCAGTTTAAACAGGCGTAA
- a CDS encoding RNA methyltransferase, with the protein MKQIESAKNQKVKDWKKLHTKKERTKTNTFLIEGEHLVEEALKSEGTVKEILVKDETKIPSALDMSIQCYVLSEDAFAAVTETETPQQIAAVCHMPEEKLALPQRVLLIDAVQDPGNLGTMIRTADAAGLDAVVLGDGTADAFNGKTLRSAQGSHFHIPVIRRNLHTYVDELKVKGVKVYGTALQNGAPYREIHQSESFALLVGNEGAGVDAALLEKTDLNLYVPLYGQAESLNVAIAAAILVYHLRG; encoded by the coding sequence GTGAAACAAATAGAATCGGCAAAAAACCAAAAAGTGAAGGATTGGAAAAAGCTTCACACGAAAAAAGAACGAACAAAAACGAATACATTCCTCATAGAGGGAGAACATCTTGTTGAAGAGGCGCTGAAGAGCGAGGGCACGGTGAAAGAAATTCTTGTAAAGGATGAAACGAAAATTCCGTCAGCTCTTGATATGAGCATCCAGTGCTATGTGCTGAGTGAAGATGCGTTTGCAGCTGTTACTGAAACAGAAACGCCGCAGCAGATTGCCGCTGTGTGCCATATGCCTGAAGAAAAACTGGCGTTGCCTCAGCGTGTGCTGCTGATTGATGCTGTTCAAGATCCGGGAAACCTCGGAACAATGATTCGGACGGCTGATGCGGCCGGTTTAGATGCGGTTGTGCTTGGTGACGGCACGGCTGACGCATTTAACGGAAAAACGCTTCGATCCGCGCAAGGGTCTCATTTTCATATTCCTGTTATAAGAAGAAATCTGCATACATACGTGGATGAGTTGAAGGTAAAGGGCGTAAAAGTGTACGGCACGGCGCTGCAAAACGGGGCGCCTTACCGGGAAATACATCAGTCTGAATCCTTCGCGCTTCTTGTAGGAAATGAAGGAGCAGGGGTCGATGCCGCCCTGCTGGAAAAAACGGATTTGAACCTGTACGTGCCGCTTTATGGACAAGCTGAATCACTGAACGTTGCGATTGCGGCTGCCATCCTTGTGTACCACTTGCGAGGATAG
- the sspI gene encoding small acid-soluble spore protein SspI → MDLNLRHAVIANVTGNNQDQLEHTIVDAIQSGEEKMLPGLGVLFEVIWQHASESEKNEMLKTLEGGLKPAE, encoded by the coding sequence ATGGATCTTAATTTGCGTCATGCCGTCATTGCCAATGTTACCGGCAATAATCAGGATCAGCTTGAGCATACAATTGTGGATGCGATTCAAAGCGGTGAAGAAAAAATGCTTCCGGGGCTCGGCGTTTTATTCGAAGTCATTTGGCAGCATGCATCCGAAAGTGAGAAAAACGAAATGCTAAAAACGCTTGAAGGCGGATTAAAACCCGCCGAATAA
- a CDS encoding sugar diacid recognition domain-containing protein encodes MFLQPLLAKKIIAEVKKMYEREVIIVNTDGLIMASTNDERVGRFHEGALICAKEKRNVIITVEDEKKLKGVKAGLNLPVFSDRDVIAVFGLTGEPAEIQPYGELLRKMTELFIKESRHLEQSQWRERMLESFTVDWLQLKEWSPGFLEKAQLLGVDLSSRRQMILIQGYEWSSYDIEQMAHIWKSAYSSDLFIRWGNERILINHEVPKHEQRDRLLRQLLHICSFVHTANSCVAAGAGRAVASSSLTDSYGQAEKALAVSLKRKTPIFEEDLKLDMCLTEISPGTRNEFPQRVFQEALQHRELMNTIRTFFHHDLSLKQTAEDMHIHINTLRYRLSKAEQLTGLRFDCTEDIVTMYVALYFLDQDIK; translated from the coding sequence ATGTTTTTACAGCCGTTATTAGCGAAAAAAATTATTGCCGAAGTCAAGAAAATGTATGAACGTGAAGTAATTATTGTGAATACAGACGGACTCATTATGGCTAGCACAAATGATGAGCGTGTGGGACGATTTCATGAAGGAGCGCTCATCTGCGCAAAAGAGAAACGGAATGTCATTATTACAGTAGAAGATGAAAAAAAATTAAAAGGAGTAAAGGCAGGCCTGAATCTTCCTGTATTTTCCGACCGGGATGTAATCGCCGTCTTCGGGCTTACAGGTGAGCCTGCTGAGATTCAGCCTTACGGGGAGCTGCTTCGAAAAATGACAGAGCTGTTCATTAAGGAATCGCGGCATTTAGAGCAATCCCAGTGGCGGGAGAGAATGCTGGAGTCCTTTACGGTCGATTGGCTGCAATTAAAAGAGTGGTCTCCCGGTTTTCTTGAGAAAGCCCAGCTTCTCGGTGTTGATCTTTCCTCCCGGCGCCAAATGATTCTCATTCAAGGATATGAGTGGTCATCTTATGACATTGAGCAAATGGCACATATCTGGAAATCCGCGTACTCTTCTGATTTGTTCATCAGGTGGGGAAATGAACGGATTCTGATTAATCACGAAGTGCCAAAGCATGAACAAAGGGATCGGCTTTTGCGGCAGCTCCTTCACATTTGTTCATTTGTTCATACTGCAAACAGCTGTGTTGCAGCTGGCGCCGGAAGGGCTGTCGCAAGCTCCAGCCTGACAGACTCATACGGGCAGGCTGAAAAAGCGCTGGCTGTCAGCCTTAAGCGAAAAACGCCCATATTCGAAGAGGATCTGAAGCTTGATATGTGCCTGACGGAGATCAGCCCGGGCACACGAAATGAATTTCCGCAAAGAGTATTCCAAGAGGCGCTTCAGCATCGGGAGCTTATGAATACGATACGGACTTTCTTTCATCACGATTTGTCTTTAAAACAAACCGCTGAAGACATGCATATTCACATTAATACATTGCGCTATCGTTTGTCTAAGGCTGAACAGCTGACGGGTTTGCGTTTTGACTGCACAGAGGATATCGTCACGATGTATGTTGCACTCTATTTTTTAGATCAAGATATAAAATAG
- the glcD gene encoding glycolate oxidase subunit GlcD, which translates to MITKDVKEQLVQIVGKENYDDSNAGRLVYSYDATPQFQSMPDAVIAPRSTNEVSRILMICNDHRVPIVPRGSGTNLCGGTCPTEGGLVLLFKHMNRILEIDEENLTATVQPGVITLDMTRAVESKGLFYPPDPSSMKISTMGGNINENSGGLRGLKYGVTRDYVIGLEAVLANGDIIRTGGKLAKDVAGYDLTRLFVGSEGTLGIVTEAIVKLVPKPETKKTLLALYENIDAAAQTVSDIIAAKIIPATLEFLDQPTLLVIEDYAKIGLPTNAKAVLLIEQDGPLETVARDMEKIEAICKKGDAVSVQTAQTEEEAFALTEARRSALSALARLKPTTILEDATVPRSEIANMVKAINDIAAKYGLSICTFGHAGDGNLHPTCTTDIRNEDEMERVEQAFAEIFEKAIELGGTITGEHGVGAMKAPYLEMKLKKEGIAAMKAMKAAFDPRNILNPGKVFAKDCRKRVVTKR; encoded by the coding sequence ATGATCACCAAAGATGTAAAAGAACAGCTGGTCCAAATCGTCGGCAAGGAAAACTATGATGACTCGAATGCCGGCCGTCTCGTCTATTCGTATGATGCGACGCCGCAGTTTCAGTCTATGCCTGATGCCGTGATTGCTCCGAGGAGCACAAATGAAGTATCACGAATTTTAATGATTTGCAACGATCATCGAGTGCCGATCGTTCCAAGAGGATCAGGAACAAACCTATGCGGCGGCACGTGCCCGACTGAAGGCGGACTTGTTCTTCTCTTTAAGCATATGAACCGGATTCTTGAGATTGATGAAGAAAATTTGACCGCCACAGTCCAGCCGGGCGTCATTACATTAGATATGACCCGCGCGGTTGAAAGCAAAGGTTTGTTTTATCCGCCTGATCCGAGTTCTATGAAAATATCAACAATGGGCGGAAACATCAATGAAAATTCCGGCGGGCTCCGCGGATTAAAATACGGCGTCACCCGCGACTATGTCATTGGACTGGAGGCGGTGCTCGCAAACGGAGACATCATCCGCACCGGCGGAAAGCTCGCAAAGGATGTGGCCGGATACGATCTCACACGTCTTTTTGTCGGTTCAGAAGGAACACTTGGCATTGTGACAGAGGCAATCGTCAAACTCGTTCCAAAGCCGGAAACGAAGAAGACGCTGCTTGCCCTTTATGAAAATATCGATGCCGCTGCTCAAACGGTATCAGATATCATTGCCGCAAAAATCATACCCGCCACGCTTGAATTTCTTGACCAGCCCACACTTTTAGTCATTGAGGATTATGCTAAAATCGGACTTCCGACAAATGCAAAGGCGGTTCTGTTAATTGAGCAAGACGGACCGCTTGAAACCGTTGCACGGGATATGGAAAAGATTGAGGCGATCTGCAAAAAAGGCGACGCTGTTTCCGTTCAGACCGCCCAAACCGAGGAGGAAGCATTTGCCCTGACTGAAGCCCGGCGTTCTGCACTTTCTGCCCTTGCCCGCCTCAAGCCGACGACGATTTTAGAGGACGCGACCGTTCCTCGCTCAGAAATCGCCAATATGGTAAAAGCCATTAATGATATTGCCGCTAAATATGGGCTTTCTATTTGCACCTTCGGCCACGCGGGAGATGGAAACCTTCACCCGACATGTACGACTGACATAAGAAATGAGGATGAGATGGAGCGTGTCGAACAGGCTTTTGCCGAGATTTTTGAGAAAGCGATTGAACTTGGCGGCACGATAACCGGAGAGCACGGGGTCGGGGCCATGAAAGCGCCTTACTTGGAGATGAAGCTGAAAAAAGAGGGCATTGCCGCGATGAAAGCGATGAAAGCGGCATTTGATCCCCGGAACATATTAAATCCGGGCAAAGTGTTCGCGAAAGACTGCAGAAAACGTGTGGTGACGAAAAGATGA